ATAAGTGATACAAAATCTTTATTCATCTTTTCACCTCCAGGCTCTTTTGAGTTTGGAGGTTATTTTATATTCATCTAGCCTCTTTGTCTACTCCCTCTTACCTACAAAATTTTCATACACCCGAAGGACGAAGGGTAACTTGACAGGATACCTGAAATATGCGAAAATATATCCGATTCGCTTTATTTGAGGTGCGACGTTGCTGGGCTCAACGATAGAGAGGATCCGATCGGCCGAGATACAGGCCGACCAGATGATACAGGCAGCTAGGGAGGAAGCAGATAAGATCATCCGAGAGGCCGAAGCACAATCCCGAAAGATACTGGAAAGCTCGGTTGCGGAAGTCAGGGCCGAAAGGGAAAAGCTCCTACGACAGGCTGAGGAGGAGGCCAAGAGGGAGATAGCCGTTCTCAGAGAGAAAAACGAGGCGCACAAGAGCGATCTTAGGGAGAAAGCCAGTGCTGGCATGGAAGAGGCAGTCTCACTGATCATCAGGAGGATTCGCGGCTGATGGCTGTCTGTCGGATGAGCAAGGTTCAGATCATCGCCCACAATTCCCTAAGGGATGAGATCGTCGGTTATCTTCATGAAAAGGGCGTCATCCACATCATGAACCTCCGCGAGGAGACCGAAGAGGCGGAGGAGATAAAACCTGACCCCGAAAGATCTCAACAGATCAGGGAACTCACTGAAACGCTCTCCAGGATTCAGTTCGCCATAGATTACCTGGGGCAGTTTGAGGAGAAAAAGGGAGGTCTGTTCTCCTTTTCCGGAGGCAAGCTGGTCTTCTCCCCCGCCCAATACGCCGAGATCATCTCTCCCGAGAGTCTGCCGAGGTGGCGGGAGATAGCCGACAGATGTTATGAACTCTCCGGCGAGGTGAACAGGCTGGAGGGCCAGCTTTCCAGGATCAACGCCGATCGTTCCAATCTGCAGATATGGTGGAACCTCGATGTCCCGATAGAGTCCCTGCGCGATACCGAGAAGGTGGCCGTCAGGGTCGGATCGATACCATCAGCGGCATATCAGGAGATGATCTCAGAGCTGGAGGGGGCGACTCCGTATCATCACCTCGAAACTGTCAACCTCACCGGTACGGAGGCTTATTTCGTCCTCACCTTCCTCAAAGAGGAGGAGCCGATCGTAAACCCGATCCTGGCCAAATATGGGTTTACCCCGGCCTCTTTTCCCAGGGATTCAGGAATGGTGTCGGAGATTCTGTCGGAGCTGAATGAGGAAGAGAAACGCATAAGGGAGAGGGAGGAGGAGATCGCCTCTGAGGCGAAAGGGCTTTCGAGACATAGGTCCGAGCTGATGGCTCTCTATGACCATCTCAGCCAAAACCTCCAAAAGCTTCAGGTTCAGGAATCGTTCCTGGAAACGCGGCACGTCTTCATGGTGGAGGGATGGGTTAGGGAGAAGGATCTGGAGGATTTTCGCGAGGATCTGATCGGTAGATTCAAGGAGATCGATATCTACGCCTTTGATCCCGCACCGGATGAGGAGCCGCCCGTCGCCATCGAGAATAACAGGTTGGTGGAGCCGTTCCAGATGGTGACGAACCTGTATGGCATGCCGAGATACAGGGAGATCGATCCGACGCCGCTCTTCGCTCCGTTTTTCGCCTTCTTCTTCGGAATATGTCTGACCGACGCGGGATATGGACTGACGTTGATACTCCTATCCGTCCTGGCGTTAAAGCTCTTTGCCAAGGGCAGAGGCGCCAGACAATTGATGGGGATATTGCTCCTGTCGGGCGTGATGACGGTTGTGGCGGGAATATTGACGGGTGGATTCTTTGGATTTAAGATGCCGGAGCCGTTCTCAAAGCTGATGGTTGTCGATCCGTCAACGCCTGAAGGCCAGAAGAAATTCCTCTACATATCGTGGGGTATCGGTGTGGTTCAGGTGTGGGTTGGCTTCCTGATAAAATTTCTGCTTTCCCTGCGAGATCGAAAGTTTAAAGATGCTTTCAGATCCGATCTGCCCTGGGTAGTTATGATACCGGCGGCGGTGATGTTGCTGCCGGGCAATTTACGCAAGATAGGTCTGACACTATTTGTGATCTGCAGCGTCTGGATTATAGCCCTCTCGGACACTGAGAGCAAGAGCATAGTGGGTAAGATTGGAAACGGCTTTTTCAACTGGTATGGGATATCAGGGGTCTTCGGCGATGTGCTTTCTTATTCGCGTCTCTTCGCCTTGGGGTTAGCCACCGGGATAATCGCACATGTCGTCAACACCATAGCCAAGATGATCTCCGGCGTTCCGGGGCTCGGGCCGGTTCTGATGATCGGCGTTTTGATCGGTGGGCACCTCTTCAACATCGTGATAAACGCCTTGGGCGGCTTTATCCACACTGCAAGGCTTCAGTTTGTGGAGTATTTCACGAAATTCTTCGAGGGCGGAGGAGAGCCCTTCAGGCCTTTTGCCAGAGAGAACAGATATGTCGTCGTGATGGATCTGGAGAATCTCAGATAATCTTAAACTATTACGGAGGTTAAAAGTGCCAACGGCAACCACTTTCGGCGAGGTAATGGGTCAACTGTTCACCTCGGGGATGATGTATGCGATGATAGGAGCGGCGGCCGCCGTTATCCTTTCGGGGATAGGCTCCGCGCTCGGTATCCGTTACACCGCCACGGCCAGCGCGGGCGTGATGAGCGAGGATCCGAGGAACTTCGGGAAATACCTCGTTCTGGTCGCACTGCCCGGCACTCAGGGGATATACGGTTTTGTGGCGGCATTCCTGGTCGTTTCAAAGCTCGGCGCTTTCACATCGGGAATGACCACAGCCCAGGGATTGCAGATAATGTTCGCCTGCTTTCCCATAGCGTTTGCAGGGTTGGTCTCGGCCATTCAACAGGGAAGGGTCTGCACGGCGGGCGTTGATCTGACGGCAAAACAGCCGGATCAATCCGGTAAGGCTCTGGTATTCGGCGTCTTCGTCGAGTTCTATGCCGTGCTGGGCCTGATCATCACGATCTTCCTCCTCAACAGCATCAACCCATGATTTCGACGGGATAGGCTGATTATGGCGCTTGAAGACATTCTGAGGAAAATCGAAGAGGATGCTAGAAGAGAGGCCGATAAAATCCTCTCCGAGGCAAGGGCGAGGGCCGAGGAGATCCTCCATAGCGCCGAACAAGAGGCAGAACGGATCAGGGAAAACCTCCTGGAGGAAGCTCGTCGTGAAGCTCAAACCCATAAGTCGCGGCTCATCTCGATGGCACAACTTGATATGCGCAAGGAGATCCTCCAGGAGAAACAGAATCTGATAGATCAGGTCTTTCAGATAGCCTTAGAGAGGCTGCTCAGGATGGAAGATGAGGAGTATAGAGAGCTGATCCGGGAGATGTTGAAACAAGTTGTCGAGCACGGAGACGAGGAGATCATCCTCTGTGAAAGGGATAAATCCCGAATCAGTCAGGGGTTTATACAGACCTTGAATAAGGAGCTCGAGTCGGAAGGGAAGCCCGGCAAGCTCACCATAGCCGAGGAGACGGGCGATTTCTCCGGCGGTTTCATCCTCCGCCGGGGCAAGATCGAACTCAATAACAGCTTTGACGCCCTGCTCCAGGCGGCTAAAGATGAAATGAGATCCGAACTCAGCCAGATCCTTTTCGGTGAGTGAGGGATGCGTTATCTGCCAGAACTGTTCAGCGAGGATACCAGATACGCTTTCGCCGTCGGAAAGATAAGGGTGCTGGAGACCAGACTCCTTTCAAGGGCGGAGCTGCAGAGGATGATGGAGGCTCCTTCCGCTCAGGAGGCCTTATCGGTGTTGATGGACTCACCATACGAGGAGTTCCTCTCAACCCTCAGTTCACCTCTCCAGTTCGAGGAAGCCCTCAACGCCGAGTTGGAGAGAACCTATCGGATGATAGATAAGCTGTCGCAGAATAAGGGATTGACCGATATATTCAGGGTGAGATGGGACTACCACAACCTCAAAGTACTGCTGAAGGCGTTTTACATGGGGTTGGAGGCAGAGGATGTTGCTCTGGTGCCGCTCGGACTGATCGAGCTCGATCTGATAAAGGCCGCCATGGGCGAAGAGGGTCGGGTAGATCTGCTCCCAGATTATCTAAGGGAGACCCTCTCTGAGGCCCAGACCGAATACGAGGAATCCCATGATCCGCAGATGATAGACGTGACAGTTGAAAGACGGGCGTTCGAGGATATGCTGAAAAGGGCTGAGGAATATCCCAACGGATTCCTGGCCGGATACTTCAGGGCGGCGATAGACCTTTTGAATATTCGAAACCTGGTCAGACTCAAATTCCTGGAAGGCAGCGCCAGATTGCTTGAGAAGGTGTTGGTCGAAGGCGGACTGATACCTAAATCCGGATACTTCCGAATGCTTGATGAGAACATCGCCGAGATACCATCCCTTCTAAAAGGGATGCCCTATTCCGACGTGATCGGGCTAGGAGTGCAGGAACTGGTGGAGACGGGATCGCTCACGACCTTTGAAAAGCTGATGGATGAATACCTCATAGACTACATCAGACCGGCTAAATATGTGGCTTTCGGGATTGAACCGCTGATCGCATACCTGATCGCCAAGGAACACGAGGTGAAGCTGATACGGATAATCATGATCGGCAAGATAAATCAGCTTTCCATGGATCTGATAAGCGAAAGGTTGAGGGAGCCCTATGTCTGAGATAGCGATGATCGGCGACAGGGATTCCATAATGGGATTTAAAGCACTGGGCGTTGCTATCTATCCGGTCGAAACCGTCCAGCAGGCCATGCGGGCAATAAGTGAAGCCGTCCAGCAACAATACAGGATCGTTTTCATAACTGAACAGGTTATGCCCGATCGATCCGAAGTGGAGATGCTGTTGGGTTCCAGGCCTTATCCCGTCATCACACCTATCCCAAGCAACAGGGGTTCCCTCGGCTTGGGAATGAGAAGGTTAAGGGATTTGATCATAAGAGCCGCAGGGGCTGATATCTTAGGGGAAGAGGAATGATAAGATGCGAGAAGGAAGGATAATTAAGGTCTCAGGACCGCTTATAGTCGCCGAAGGTCTGGATCAGGCCAGGATGTTCGATGTGGTCAGGGTCAGTGAGAAGAGGCTCATCGGCGAGATCATCGAAATCAGAGGCGATAGGGCTTGGATTCAGGTCTACGAGGAAACAAGTGGGATCGGCCCCGGTGAACCTGTCTTCCTGACAGGAGAGCCTCTCAGCGTCGAGCTGGGTCCCGGGCTGATAGAATCGATATACGACGGCGTCCAGCGCCCTCTCGACACCATACGTGATATGGTGGGGGATTACATAACCAGAGGGGTGGATGTGCCGGGGCTGAACAGAGAGAGAAAATGGGGTTTTACGCCGACGGTCAAAAGGGGCGATAGGGTCGCTGAGGGAGATGTGATCGGCGAGGTGCAGGAGAGCACACTCGTCGTGCACAGGATCATGATCCCGCCGGGGGTAAGCGGCGTGATCGATCGGATCGAAGAAGGGGAATTTACCGTGGAGGAGACGGTGGCTGTCGTGAAGACCGATTCGGGTGAGCTTGAGGAGATAAGGATGATGCAGAGATGGCCTGTCCGCCAACCTCGTCCGGTCAAGCAGAAGCTCTCCCCTTCCGTACCGCTTGTGACCGGTCAGAGGATCACCGATACCCTCTTCCCTGTCGCAAAAGGCGGCACGGCAGCTATCCCCGGACCGTTCGGCTCGGGTAAAACCGTCTTTCTCCATCAGCTGGCCAAATGGGCCGATGCTCAGATTATCATCTACGTCGGCTGCGGCGAACGGGGCAATGAGATGACGGACGTGCTTATGGAGTTTCCCGAGTTGACCGATCCCAAAAGCGGCGAGCCGCTGATGAGAAGGACGGTTCTCATCGCCAATACCTCTAATATGCCGGTCGCTGCCCGTGAGGCCTCCGTCTACACAGGGGTTACCATCGGTGAATACTTCCGTGACATGGGATATAGCGTCGCTTTGATGGCCGATTCGACCTCCAGATGGGCTGAGGCGATGAGAGAGATATCCGGTCGTCTGGAGGAGATGCCGGGCGAAGAGGGATATCCGGCCTATCTGGGCACTCGTATAGCGGAGTTCTACGAGCGATCGGGAAGGGTTCAATGTCTGGGAGGTGATAATCGCGAGGGTGCACTGAGTATCATCGGGGCCGTCTCACCGCCCGGTGGGGACCTCTCCGATCCGGTCGTCCAGGCGACGTTAAGGGTGGTGAAGGTCTTCTGGAGCTTAGATGCGGAGCTGGCATACCAGCGCCACTTCCCCGCCATCAACTGGCTCAGAAGTTACTCGCTCTATCTGGATAACCTGGAAGGGTATTACAAACAGGAGATCGGCGAGGAGTGGATCGAAATGCGTAATCTGACCATGTGGCTGTTGGAGAGAGAGGCCGAGCTTATGGAGATCGTCAGGCTTGTCGGGTTGGAATCCATATCTCCGGAGAACCGTCTGATCATGGAGGGGGCCAGATCGGTC
The genomic region above belongs to Candidatus Poribacteria bacterium and contains:
- a CDS encoding V-type ATP synthase subunit I is translated as MAVCRMSKVQIIAHNSLRDEIVGYLHEKGVIHIMNLREETEEAEEIKPDPERSQQIRELTETLSRIQFAIDYLGQFEEKKGGLFSFSGGKLVFSPAQYAEIISPESLPRWREIADRCYELSGEVNRLEGQLSRINADRSNLQIWWNLDVPIESLRDTEKVAVRVGSIPSAAYQEMISELEGATPYHHLETVNLTGTEAYFVLTFLKEEEPIVNPILAKYGFTPASFPRDSGMVSEILSELNEEEKRIREREEEIASEAKGLSRHRSELMALYDHLSQNLQKLQVQESFLETRHVFMVEGWVREKDLEDFREDLIGRFKEIDIYAFDPAPDEEPPVAIENNRLVEPFQMVTNLYGMPRYREIDPTPLFAPFFAFFFGICLTDAGYGLTLILLSVLALKLFAKGRGARQLMGILLLSGVMTVVAGILTGGFFGFKMPEPFSKLMVVDPSTPEGQKKFLYISWGIGVVQVWVGFLIKFLLSLRDRKFKDAFRSDLPWVVMIPAAVMLLPGNLRKIGLTLFVICSVWIIALSDTESKSIVGKIGNGFFNWYGISGVFGDVLSYSRLFALGLATGIIAHVVNTIAKMISGVPGLGPVLMIGVLIGGHLFNIVINALGGFIHTARLQFVEYFTKFFEGGGEPFRPFARENRYVVVMDLENLR
- a CDS encoding V-type ATP synthase subunit K translates to MGQLFTSGMMYAMIGAAAAVILSGIGSALGIRYTATASAGVMSEDPRNFGKYLVLVALPGTQGIYGFVAAFLVVSKLGAFTSGMTTAQGLQIMFACFPIAFAGLVSAIQQGRVCTAGVDLTAKQPDQSGKALVFGVFVEFYAVLGLIITIFLLNSINP
- a CDS encoding V-type ATP synthase subunit E — translated: MALEDILRKIEEDARREADKILSEARARAEEILHSAEQEAERIRENLLEEARREAQTHKSRLISMAQLDMRKEILQEKQNLIDQVFQIALERLLRMEDEEYRELIREMLKQVVEHGDEEIILCERDKSRISQGFIQTLNKELESEGKPGKLTIAEETGDFSGGFILRRGKIELNNSFDALLQAAKDEMRSELSQILFGE
- a CDS encoding V-type ATP synthase subunit C, with amino-acid sequence MRYLPELFSEDTRYAFAVGKIRVLETRLLSRAELQRMMEAPSAQEALSVLMDSPYEEFLSTLSSPLQFEEALNAELERTYRMIDKLSQNKGLTDIFRVRWDYHNLKVLLKAFYMGLEAEDVALVPLGLIELDLIKAAMGEEGRVDLLPDYLRETLSEAQTEYEESHDPQMIDVTVERRAFEDMLKRAEEYPNGFLAGYFRAAIDLLNIRNLVRLKFLEGSARLLEKVLVEGGLIPKSGYFRMLDENIAEIPSLLKGMPYSDVIGLGVQELVETGSLTTFEKLMDEYLIDYIRPAKYVAFGIEPLIAYLIAKEHEVKLIRIIMIGKINQLSMDLISERLREPYV
- a CDS encoding V-type ATP synthase subunit F (produces ATP from ADP in the presence of a proton gradient across the membrane; the F subunit is part of the catalytic core of the ATP synthase complex); this encodes MSEIAMIGDRDSIMGFKALGVAIYPVETVQQAMRAISEAVQQQYRIVFITEQVMPDRSEVEMLLGSRPYPVITPIPSNRGSLGLGMRRLRDLIIRAAGADILGEEE
- a CDS encoding V-type ATP synthase subunit A, coding for MREGRIIKVSGPLIVAEGLDQARMFDVVRVSEKRLIGEIIEIRGDRAWIQVYEETSGIGPGEPVFLTGEPLSVELGPGLIESIYDGVQRPLDTIRDMVGDYITRGVDVPGLNRERKWGFTPTVKRGDRVAEGDVIGEVQESTLVVHRIMIPPGVSGVIDRIEEGEFTVEETVAVVKTDSGELEEIRMMQRWPVRQPRPVKQKLSPSVPLVTGQRITDTLFPVAKGGTAAIPGPFGSGKTVFLHQLAKWADAQIIIYVGCGERGNEMTDVLMEFPELTDPKSGEPLMRRTVLIANTSNMPVAAREASVYTGVTIGEYFRDMGYSVALMADSTSRWAEAMREISGRLEEMPGEEGYPAYLGTRIAEFYERSGRVQCLGGDNREGALSIIGAVSPPGGDLSDPVVQATLRVVKVFWSLDAELAYQRHFPAINWLRSYSLYLDNLEGYYKQEIGEEWIEMRNLTMWLLEREAELMEIVRLVGLESISPENRLIMEGARSVREDFLHQNAFHDVDTYTSLEKQYKMLDLVLTYYRKGQECLKRGVPIDKIVNLEIREEIARCKFLPEEQMERIDDIKRRLIEQMDALSP